The Pseudomonas entomophila genome segment GCCGCCCCTCCCCGCGTTGCATACTTTCCTGGTCACCGCGCAGCACTGTAATTTCACCCGTGCCGCCCAGCAGTTGCATATCACCCAGGGAGCGGTCAGCCGGCAGATCGCCGGGTTGGAGGAGCATCTGGGCTACCCCCTGTTCCAGCGCCAGGCCCGTGGCCTGGCCCTGACGCGCGAAGGCCAGGACTGGCTGCCCCGGGTGCAGCAGGTCTTCGCCCTGATCGAGCAAGGTGTGCGCGAGGTGGGTGGGCGCAGCACGACATTGCAACTCAAGGCCCCCACCTGCGTGATGCGCTGGCTGTTGCCGCGCCTGATGGAATGGCAGGCCCTGCGCCCTGACGTACCGGTAGAGCTGACCACCACGGTGCAGCATGGCGTGGATTTTCGCCGGGAAGGTTTCGATGCGGCGGTGGTCTATGGCGCCGAACCCAATCATGGGCTGCAGGTACGCAAGCTGTTCGACGAGCAGCTCACGCCGGTCTGCGCGCCTTCGCTGTCGAACGCCCCCTTGCAATTGCAGGATCTGCTGAGGCACATGCTGCTGCACCCGTCGCGGGACGAGCATGACTGGCGGCTCTGGTTGCAGGCGGCGGGTGCCACGTTCGAGCCTCTGGGGCCGAAGCAGCATTTCGAGACGCTGGACATGGCGATGGCCATGGCTTCGCAAGGGACGGGGATCGCCATCGGCGATTTCTCGCTGATTGGCGACGACCTGCAAGCCGGGCGTTTGTGCATGCCGTTCGGACTGAAGGTGAGCACCGGGAAAGGGTATTACATGGTGAGCCCGTCGAAGACCATGCCGGTGGGGTTGGTGGAATTGATGGACTGGCTGCAAGGTCGTGCAGCCCGATAAAGGGGCCGCGCTGCGGCCCATTGGCCGGCAAGCCGGCCCCTTCAAGGTCAGCGCCGCCCATCTGGCCGGCGCTGTACCTGTAGGAGCCGGCTTGCCGGCGAACCAGGCGACTCAATAACCGACAGTGAACCGCGCCCGCGAATGCGCTGGCTTCTCCAACTCGTCGATCATCGCGATCGCATAGTCGGCAAAGGTGATCCAGCTCTTGCCATCGGCGCCGATCAGCAGGTGATCCTTGCCCAGCTTGTAATGCCCGGTGCGCTCACCCTCGACGAACTCCGCCGACGGCGAGAGGAAGGTCCAGTCCAGCGACGGCTCCTGGCGCAACGTCTCGAGGAAGCGCACCCCGGCGGTGGCCTCGGCTTTGTAGGCCTCGGGGAAGTCCGGGCTGTCGATCACCCGGTGCCCGGAAGGCAGCAGCAGGCTACCGGCACCACCCACCACCAGCAGGCGTTTCACCCCGGCACGCTTGACCGGCTCGATGATGGCGAGGGGGGTGATCGTTGAAAAGTGCGCCGCGCTCAGCACCGCGTCACAACCGCTCACCGCAGCCTGCAGGGCAGCGCTGTCCTTGGCATCGAGCGCCTTGGCGGTCACACCTTCACGGCCTTGCAGCTTCGACGGATCACGGGCGATGGCCACCACCTCGTGGCCTCGGCGCAGCGCCTCTTCCAGCAATTGGCTGCCCGCGCGCCCAGTGGCGCCGATGATTGCGATCTTGCTCATGGGGAAAACTCCAGCAGGTTGATAGGGGGTTACCACTGCATCTCGCCCTTGGCGACCTTGGCACCCAGTTCCAGGGAGCTGTCCTCACCGAGGTTCGGGTAGCGCTGCTTCATCGCTGCGATCAGTGCATCGGCATTGGCCGCCTTGGCCGTCTCGACATCGAAGTCACGAATGTAGCCGGCGGTAAACCGCACCGCGTCCAGCGAACGGCTGCTGTCACCCAGGTAGTGCCCCGGGATGACGGTACGCGGCGCCAGCTTCTCGATATTGGCCAGGGTATTCAGCCAGTCGGCGTGGGATTGCGCGGTCTGGGTGTCGGCCATCCACACGTGGATGTGCTCCGATACCACCACGCCACCGACCACTGCCTTGATCGAGGGAATCCAGACGAAACTGCGGTCCGCCTGCGGGCCGTCCAGGCCAACGACCTCCAGTGCCTGGCCTTCCAGCTCCAGGCGATTGCCGTCGAGGACCTGTGGCAGTACCAGCTTCGCCGGCTTGTCGGTGCCCATCTGCGGGCCCCAGTAGGCCAGCTTGCCCTCCATGGTCTTGCGAATGTGCTCGACGGTGGCGGCCGAGGCGACCACCCGGGCCTTGGGGAATGCCTGGATGACGGTGTCCAGGCCAAAGTAGTAGTCCGGGTCACCGTGGCTGATATAGACAGTAGTCAGTTGCTTGCCGCTCTTGCGCAGGCGCTCCACCACCTGCTCGGCCTGGGCCTTGCCGAACTGGGCGTCGACCAGGATGGCGTCATGGGCGCCGCTGACGATCACCGACGAGACCGGAAACAGCGCATCATGGCCAGGGTTGTATACGTCAAGCTTGAGCGGTTCGGCGGCGATCGCCTGGCCAGCCAGGGCGGCAAGGCCCAGGATCAGGCCACGCAAGGGGGTGAAGAGGGACATTGGCAATTCCTGTGTGTGAGTTGATGACGGCAAGCTTAGTTGCCCGAACCAATACAAAAAATGCGATGCTTCGACATAGTTTGTTTCTAGAATCGGACAGATCATGGACCGTCTCAACGCCATGCGCGTATTCGTCACCGTCGTCGACCTGGGTAGCCAGTCGGCGGCGGCGGATCATCTGGAACTATCGCGGCCGGTGGTGTCGCGCTACCTGGCGGAACTGGAGGACTGGGTCGGCGCGCGACTGATGCAGCGCACCACCCGCAAGCTCAGCCTGACCGCTGCTGGACTCGAGACATTGCCGCGTTGTCGCCAGCTGCTGGAGCTGGCCGGCGACCTGCAGAACGCCGTGCGCCAGCCGGACGACACCCCGCGCGGCGAGTTGCGTATCAGCGTCAGCACTTCGTTCGGCCAGGCCCAACTGGTGGACGCCCTGGCCGCCTACGTCAAGCGCTACCCGGGTGTGAAAGTGGAGCTGCAGATGCTCGACCGCACCGTCAACCTGGTGGATGAACGCATCGACCTGGCGATCCGCACCAGCAACGATGTCGACCCCAACCTGATCGCCCGACGCCTGAGCGTGTGCCGTTCGGTGGTCTGCGCTTCACCGGCCTACCTGCGCGAGCACGGCACGCCGCTGCGGGTCGAGGAACTGAGCGGGCATAACTGCCTGACCCATGCCTACTTCGGCCATAGCCTCTGGCATTTCGAGGTGAATGGGCAGAGTGTCACGGTACCGGTGCAAGGCAACATCAGCGCCAACGAAGCCATGACCCTACAGAAGGCCGCTCTGGCCAGCGCCGGCATCGCCATGCTACCGACCTACCAGGCAGCCCCGGCACTGCGCAGTGGCGCGCTGGTGCGCCTGCTGCCCGAGGCGCGGCCGCGGGAACTGACGCTCAATGCGGTGTACACCTCACGCAAGCACATGCCGGCGACGCTGCGCAGCATGCTGGACTTCCTGGCGCAGCGGTTCGGGGATGAACCGGAGTGGGATCAGGGGTTGGGGCTTTGACGCCGGCCCTTTCAAGATGTTCGACGGAATAAATACAGCGCCGTCAGTCAAACCGAAGGCACCACGCCGGTCACTCCTCGACGCTCATGTATTCCTTGGCCCAGCGAATGTAGTCCTCGGGCTGGGTGTAGGTGTGCGAGAGTTCGGTGGCGTTCAGGCTATCGGATTTATGCTGCAGGCCACGCTGCAGGCGCAGGCAGTCGTAGGTGGCCTTGATCGCGGCGAAGTAGGCGGCATGGCCATCGACCACGACACGCACACCCAGGCGCGCCAGGCGCTCGTCGTCGCGCAGGTTCGGGTTGGCGTAGGTTACCAGCATCAGCGGCACGCTCAGGTGCTCGGCGATCTGCTCCAGTTGCTCGAAATCCTTCACCCCAACCATGCAGATACCATCGGCACCGGCCTTCTGGTAGCTCTGGGTGCGGACAATGATTTCCTCGGTGGTCAGCACGCCGGCATTGGTCCGGGCAATGATCGCCAGCGCGCTGTCCACCCGCGCCTCCAGCGCCGCGCGGATCTTGCCCACCCCTTCCTCCACCGAAATCAGGTCGGTGGACTTGCGCCCGAACTGGGCCGGCAACAGCGTGTCCTCGATGGTCAACCCGGCAACGCCAGCGCGCTCCAGCTCGATGACCGTACGCATCACGTTGAGCGCGTTACCGTAGCCATGGTCAGCGTCGGCGAGCACCGGCAACTGGGCGACGCGGCCGATACGGGTAGCCTGCTCGACGAACTCGCTGAGGGTGATCAGGGCAAAGTCAGGCGCGGCCAGCACCTGCAACGAGGCGACCGAGCCGCCGAGGATACCGACTTCGAACCCCAGGTCCGCGGCAATACGCGCGGACATCGGGTCGAAGACCGATGCGGTGTGATAGCACGAACCTGACGCGAGCAGTTCGCGGAAGGCAAAACGCAGATCGTGGTGGGAAGCCTTGGGCATGATCACTCCGCTTGCAATGAGAAATGGTGAACGGCTGACAACCGACCCCTGTATCGGGTCTACCTGACTGTTCCAACCGTCGCCATCAGGGCGGTCATGCTCGACATGCAGGCAGAGGAATAGAAGGTGTGGACATACAGTGACGCGAAACCCTGCGGCAAATTGCTGCACCATGCTGGTGCAGGCCCCGGATTTCAGCCTCTGCGGCCCTGCCACGATATCACGCACCCATGCAGCTCTGGATGAATGTGCCAATGCCGATCTTGCATAGGGGATGCATGTAGTACATAGGAAGCTACCTAACTCAGGTTACAATCAGGCCACTTCAAACCGGCAATACCACTCCAACAAGGTACTCCCGTGACCGCCGCCTTGCCCCCCACCGTCCTGCGCAGCGTCCTGACCGCCCTGATGCTGGCGATCTTCCTCGGCGCCCTCGACCAGACCATCGTCGCCGTGTCCATGCCGGCGATTTCCGCACAGTTCGACGATGTCGGCCTGCTGGCCTGGGTCATCTCCGGCTACATGGTGGCGATGACCATCGCCGTGCCGATCTACGGCAAGCTCGGCGACCTGTATGGCCGGCGCCGGATGATCCTCACCGGCACCGCGCTGTTCACCCTTGCCTCGGTGGCCTGCGGGCTGGCACAGGACATGCCGCAACTGGTGCTGGCGCGTGTACTCCAGGGCATCGGGGCCGGCGGCATGGTGTCGGTGAGCCAGGCGATCATCGGCGACTTCGTGCCACCGCGCGAACGTGGCCGCTACCAGGGCTATTTCAGCAGCATGTACGCCCTGGCCAGCGTCGCCGGGCCGGTGCTGGGCGGTTGGCTGACCGAGTACCTGTCGTGGCGCTGGGTGTTCTGGATCAACCTGCCGCTGGGGCTGGTGGCCCTGTGGGTGATCCATCGCGCCCTGGACGGCCTGTCGGTGAAACGCCGCGAGGCGCAGGTGGACTACCTGGGCGCGGTGCTGATGATCATCGGCCTGGGCAGCCTGCTGCTGGGCATCACCCTGGTCGGCCAGGGGCATGCCTGGTCGTCGAGGCAGGTAGTGGCGCTGTTGGGCTGTGCGCTGCTCGGGTTGCTGGTGTTCGTGGCCCACGAGCGGCGCTGCGGTGAACCGCTGTTGCCGATGGCGCTGTTCGGTAATCGGGTCGCGGTGCTGTGCTGGTGCGTGATCTTCTTCGCCAGCTTCCAGTCGATCTCGTTGACCATGCTGATGCCGCTGCGCTATCAGGGCATCACCGGCGCCGGTGCCGACATCGCGGCGTTGCACCTGTTGCCCCTGGCCATGGGTTTGCCCATTGGCGCTTTCACCGGCGGACGGATGACCAGCCGCACCGGGCGTTATAAACCGCAGATCCTGACCGGCGCCCTTCTGATGCCACTGACCATCGCCGCCATGGCCCTGACACCACCGCAATCCGGCCTGTTGAGCGCGCTGTTCATGTTACTGACCGGGATTGCCTGCGGGTTGCAGTTCCCCACTTCGCTGGTGGGCACGCAGAGCTCGGTGGACATGAAGGATATCGGCGTGGCCACCAGCACCACCAACCTGTTCCGCTCGCTGGGCGGGGCGATGGGCGTGGCGTGCATGTCCAGCCTATTGTTGGCGCTGCTTCACCAGGGTGGGTTCGAAATGGTCAGCAACCCGCTGCTGGGCAGCCTCAAGGCCGGTGAAGTGGACCCCGCGACCCAGGCCCGGCTCCTGGAAACGTTCAGGCATCTGTTGTTGGCAAGCGCAGGCGCCTCGCTGATCGGCCTGCTTGCGGCACTGGCATTGCCAGACAGGCAATTGCGCGGCCGTTGAGCCTACAGGGTCTACCGTAATATTCGCTTAATGGTCAGGGGAAACACTTCCTCACAATCATTCACAAAGTGTTATTTGCGCAGGCCAGGGCTCAGGCGCAGCATATCCAGCCCGGTGTCGACCCATTTTTCAACATCGCGCAGCAGGTCGAAGCTGTCCGGCAGCAGCAACCAGCGCCCGATCAGGCCATCGACATAAGCGAAGAT includes the following:
- a CDS encoding LysR substrate-binding domain-containing protein, with the protein product MKRLPPLPALHTFLVTAQHCNFTRAAQQLHITQGAVSRQIAGLEEHLGYPLFQRQARGLALTREGQDWLPRVQQVFALIEQGVREVGGRSTTLQLKAPTCVMRWLLPRLMEWQALRPDVPVELTTTVQHGVDFRREGFDAAVVYGAEPNHGLQVRKLFDEQLTPVCAPSLSNAPLQLQDLLRHMLLHPSRDEHDWRLWLQAAGATFEPLGPKQHFETLDMAMAMASQGTGIAIGDFSLIGDDLQAGRLCMPFGLKVSTGKGYYMVSPSKTMPVGLVELMDWLQGRAAR
- a CDS encoding NAD(P)-dependent oxidoreductase, whose translation is MSKIAIIGATGRAGSQLLEEALRRGHEVVAIARDPSKLQGREGVTAKALDAKDSAALQAAVSGCDAVLSAAHFSTITPLAIIEPVKRAGVKRLLVVGGAGSLLLPSGHRVIDSPDFPEAYKAEATAGVRFLETLRQEPSLDWTFLSPSAEFVEGERTGHYKLGKDHLLIGADGKSWITFADYAIAMIDELEKPAHSRARFTVGY
- a CDS encoding MBL fold metallo-hydrolase translates to MSLFTPLRGLILGLAALAGQAIAAEPLKLDVYNPGHDALFPVSSVIVSGAHDAILVDAQFGKAQAEQVVERLRKSGKQLTTVYISHGDPDYYFGLDTVIQAFPKARVVASAATVEHIRKTMEGKLAYWGPQMGTDKPAKLVLPQVLDGNRLELEGQALEVVGLDGPQADRSFVWIPSIKAVVGGVVVSEHIHVWMADTQTAQSHADWLNTLANIEKLAPRTVIPGHYLGDSSRSLDAVRFTAGYIRDFDVETAKAANADALIAAMKQRYPNLGEDSSLELGAKVAKGEMQW
- a CDS encoding LysR family transcriptional regulator, which translates into the protein MDRLNAMRVFVTVVDLGSQSAAADHLELSRPVVSRYLAELEDWVGARLMQRTTRKLSLTAAGLETLPRCRQLLELAGDLQNAVRQPDDTPRGELRISVSTSFGQAQLVDALAAYVKRYPGVKVELQMLDRTVNLVDERIDLAIRTSNDVDPNLIARRLSVCRSVVCASPAYLREHGTPLRVEELSGHNCLTHAYFGHSLWHFEVNGQSVTVPVQGNISANEAMTLQKAALASAGIAMLPTYQAAPALRSGALVRLLPEARPRELTLNAVYTSRKHMPATLRSMLDFLAQRFGDEPEWDQGLGL
- a CDS encoding isocitrate lyase/PEP mutase family protein gives rise to the protein MPKASHHDLRFAFRELLASGSCYHTASVFDPMSARIAADLGFEVGILGGSVASLQVLAAPDFALITLSEFVEQATRIGRVAQLPVLADADHGYGNALNVMRTVIELERAGVAGLTIEDTLLPAQFGRKSTDLISVEEGVGKIRAALEARVDSALAIIARTNAGVLTTEEIIVRTQSYQKAGADGICMVGVKDFEQLEQIAEHLSVPLMLVTYANPNLRDDERLARLGVRVVVDGHAAYFAAIKATYDCLRLQRGLQHKSDSLNATELSHTYTQPEDYIRWAKEYMSVEE
- a CDS encoding MDR family MFS transporter; translation: MTAALPPTVLRSVLTALMLAIFLGALDQTIVAVSMPAISAQFDDVGLLAWVISGYMVAMTIAVPIYGKLGDLYGRRRMILTGTALFTLASVACGLAQDMPQLVLARVLQGIGAGGMVSVSQAIIGDFVPPRERGRYQGYFSSMYALASVAGPVLGGWLTEYLSWRWVFWINLPLGLVALWVIHRALDGLSVKRREAQVDYLGAVLMIIGLGSLLLGITLVGQGHAWSSRQVVALLGCALLGLLVFVAHERRCGEPLLPMALFGNRVAVLCWCVIFFASFQSISLTMLMPLRYQGITGAGADIAALHLLPLAMGLPIGAFTGGRMTSRTGRYKPQILTGALLMPLTIAAMALTPPQSGLLSALFMLLTGIACGLQFPTSLVGTQSSVDMKDIGVATSTTNLFRSLGGAMGVACMSSLLLALLHQGGFEMVSNPLLGSLKAGEVDPATQARLLETFRHLLLASAGASLIGLLAALALPDRQLRGR